A genome region from Sphingobium sp. WTD-1 includes the following:
- a CDS encoding DNA cytosine methyltransferase produces the protein MFQGLFIDGFAGGGGASTGIAWAIGRDVDHAINHSETAIAIHRANHPGADHHCTDIRIPMLPRSVTKGMPVAGAWFSPDCKEFSKAKGGPVKDRSIRALCWEVVHWIEETDPEVGYLENVEEFEYAAPLDTNGVPIAALAGKDFKKFVRLIRRTGRVVDWKKLRACDYGTPTSRLRLYMVFKKKRPGARVKIVWPKQTHAAPNDPRVIAGKLLPYRTAAECIDWSIPTKSIFGRPKDLAESTLRRIAHGVMRYVVNAALPFIVPVTHQGGIRLHDIEEPLRTVTGANRGELALADAVLAPHVTKFYSTGVGSPMNREMPTVTANGAASRQAAATPLGRAEAVMVPFISYGQQGGLNRPIDKPAHSVTASKKDTNGVVTAFLSSFYGSNSKGGGGDPEQPQKTIRAGGQHHAIVTAHIEQANGGPRNTHSAGRDARRPLSTATTTGSQQRIVETTLVEDGDLPPELMERAVKVAAFLVKYYGTDGESEASQIQPVDRPLDTVTTKARFAVVTVTIDARTYIIVDIGLRMLTPRELARAQGFPDSYVLDPECWYTTEKGNRKFGRLPKAMQISAIGNSVCPPVARALVAANQPGLPEMRMAA, from the coding sequence ATGTTCCAGGGTCTCTTCATCGATGGCTTCGCCGGCGGCGGCGGTGCGTCCACAGGCATTGCCTGGGCGATCGGTCGCGACGTCGACCACGCGATCAACCATAGCGAAACCGCCATTGCCATTCATCGGGCGAACCACCCCGGTGCGGACCACCATTGCACGGACATCCGCATCCCCATGCTGCCCAGGTCCGTGACCAAGGGCATGCCGGTGGCCGGCGCATGGTTCTCCCCTGATTGCAAGGAATTCAGCAAGGCGAAGGGTGGCCCGGTCAAGGACCGGTCGATCCGTGCGCTGTGCTGGGAGGTGGTTCACTGGATCGAGGAAACCGACCCCGAAGTTGGCTATCTCGAAAATGTCGAGGAGTTCGAATATGCCGCGCCGCTGGACACCAATGGTGTGCCCATTGCGGCGCTGGCCGGGAAGGACTTCAAGAAGTTCGTCCGGCTGATCCGGCGCACCGGCCGCGTTGTCGATTGGAAGAAGCTGCGGGCATGCGACTATGGCACCCCGACTTCCCGCCTACGGCTCTACATGGTGTTCAAGAAGAAGCGCCCAGGCGCACGGGTCAAGATCGTCTGGCCCAAGCAGACACATGCTGCGCCGAATGATCCGCGCGTAATCGCTGGTAAGCTGCTCCCCTACCGGACCGCCGCCGAATGCATCGACTGGTCGATTCCGACCAAGTCCATTTTCGGCCGTCCGAAGGATCTGGCCGAAAGCACCCTGCGCCGTATCGCGCATGGGGTGATGCGCTATGTCGTTAATGCAGCTCTACCCTTCATCGTGCCCGTCACTCATCAGGGCGGCATTAGACTGCATGACATCGAGGAGCCGCTGCGAACGGTGACGGGTGCCAACCGCGGCGAACTCGCTCTCGCCGACGCCGTGCTGGCCCCCCATGTCACGAAATTCTACAGCACCGGCGTCGGATCGCCCATGAACCGCGAAATGCCTACGGTCACGGCGAACGGCGCTGCCTCCCGTCAGGCTGCCGCCACGCCTTTGGGGCGGGCCGAAGCGGTCATGGTGCCTTTCATCAGTTACGGCCAGCAAGGCGGCCTCAATCGCCCGATCGACAAGCCGGCCCATTCCGTGACCGCGTCGAAGAAGGACACCAATGGCGTCGTCACAGCCTTCCTGTCCAGCTTCTATGGCAGCAACAGTAAGGGCGGCGGTGGCGACCCCGAACAGCCCCAAAAGACTATTCGCGCCGGCGGCCAGCACCACGCGATAGTCACCGCTCATATCGAGCAGGCCAATGGCGGTCCGCGTAACACGCACTCTGCCGGCCGCGATGCCCGGCGCCCCTTGTCGACGGCGACCACCACGGGATCGCAGCAGCGAATTGTCGAAACCACCTTGGTCGAGGATGGCGACTTGCCGCCGGAACTGATGGAGCGCGCGGTCAAGGTCGCCGCCTTCCTGGTGAAATATTACGGCACCGATGGCGAAAGCGAGGCGTCACAGATCCAGCCAGTGGACCGGCCGCTGGACACAGTCACGACGAAAGCCCGGTTCGCCGTGGTGACGGTGACGATCGATGCTCGCACCTACATCATCGTCGACATAGGCCTGCGGATGCTGACCCCGCGCGAGCTGGCCCGCGCCCAGGGCTTTCCCGACAGCTACGTGCTGGATCCCGAGTGCTGGTATACGACCGAAAAGGGCAACCGGAAATTCGGCCGCCTGCCCAAGGCGATGCAGATCAGCGCGATCGGCAACAGCGTATGCCCGCCCGTCGCCCGCGCCCTGGTCGCCGCCAACCAGCCTGGCCTGCCAGAAATGAGGATGGCGGCATGA